A segment of the Odontesthes bonariensis isolate fOdoBon6 chromosome 8, fOdoBon6.hap1, whole genome shotgun sequence genome:
CGTTTATTAAGTGTttgtgggttgtttttttttttttccactcttcAAACATGAAGATTAAAGAGCGGTCGAATAAAGTAAAATCAATGCCAATAGTAATCACTTTCTGGTTCTCATTTCCTTAGACTGTAACGATCCCAAAATGAAGATGACGCAGTTTTGCACAGAGAGAGGTGAGTCGCATACATATTGCAAAACATCAAGAGTGAGGGAATCTTATGAAAGACTGCTAACAAGTCGTCTCGTTGCTGTAGGAAGTCTGTGGCAGCCGAACATTAGTCTGACTCAGTCAGCAGACAGTTTTCTGGCTGTCAGCTTCAACCCCGACACACTGTGTGAGAAGTACGTGGTTATTGTTCGGTGTGACTCTGTGTCACAGAGACGCAGCGTATATAAGGTAAGGTTACATGTTACAAGGTTTCAGTAGCTTAAGAGTGCCTGTGCGGTCGGCATATTCATACACAGGATGAATGTCTCTTCCGTTTGAGTGGGTTGACATGGATATTTACTGTAGCTGCTCATTGCAGCAGATTGTAGTCTGATTAGCCTAGCTTTTaccccattttttttctttgtagtaCAGGAAGTAGTTGACTGCCTTGCGGCACAATTTTTCTGCTGACTCAAGGAAAGGCTTCTTGTTAGAGTTGTAAACAATATGAATGTAGCCTATGTAACTCCAATATAATGCACATCTTCTTTGCAGTTCCCAAGTGCTCTAACTGCACATTGTTAACATTCATACTACATGTAATAATAAAAACTTAATGCATATTGCCATAAGAACACTCCCATTTAAATTTGGAGCAATAAACCGCTGAATAAGCACAATGATAAATGAAAATACAGCTTTCATTCTCCTCACAGAGAACTATGCTGCACTTCGGTAGAAGTGAGCTGTCAAGATACTTTATACTGTatatttatcttcttttttcAACAGTGTATAGtagaaaaagtcttaaataaaggGTTGTAAAGGAACAAGTAATCATCGCTGACCATTTGATCAGCCCAGTCTCTTAGCAAAACATGAAATACTTTGTGCTACTACACAGAAATAACTCCATGAAGTAACCAAAGTTTTAACAAACTGACTACTTCTCATTTACCTGGTGAAAAGTCCCCCTTTTAGAAGTTAGAGGGTAAAAGAGTGGAGCTAGCCAAAATGGCTATTTTGCCATTTCCCTTTGCTTCCACTCGCTGTTTCCTTGCCGTTTTACACCGTGCAGACTACTTCCTTATCGTTAAAAATGAGGTTACGGTTCTGTTAGGAAAACAGCTTGGCTTCCATCAGAAAAAGAATATCCATTTCATGGATTACAGGCTGCCAAAATGAATCCCAAGATGAGCTTTAGCATTTAGCATGCTAGCCAGGTTAGCCTTGGGCTAACGCAGTCGTCGTTACTGAACTGTGAAAAACTGCGGCTCATACCAGACCATGATGATGATATAGTGAAAGCCGTCATTTTTTTATGCTATTGAATGATAATTTGTCATACTGAGATGtacttctctctttttttttttttcctcttttgagaACAAGTTACAGCAGGTGTGCAGTTAAACACCCTCTTTCAGCCATAGCCTATACTTTTACCTGACTACAGATTTTCCTGTTCCTGTTATGATGTACAATGATTATATTTAAATAATGTAAACCTCTTGCAAtcgtttttatgaatattttcatgGCAGCAATTCTGTACCCTCAAATGATGTGCCTGAATACTAAAAACTGTGCACGTGACAACGTTTCCCCCAGACCTTTTCCCCAGGGACCCTGACTGTAACATTCAAACGCGATCAATGGCCGCTTTCATGCTGCCAGTTTTATGCTCAGGTAAATATTGAGGTATGATCTTGGTGTATATCTAAGATTTTAGAGGGGGATACATCTGTATTTACCATTACTTGATTTTTCTTGACTGCAGATAAATCCATATTTCCCACAATGTCACAATGACTGTCCACGAAAAGAAGGAAGAACTCTAAATATTTGCCGGGAAGGTATGGAGTTTAATAGAATATATAATTCATGCCTGAGTGGGGACGTCACTGAATACACCGACTGATGCTTCTTAGCCTCAATCATATTCAAACTGGGCACCAATCATAAAGTTTATGATTGAattcacagttttttttctcatgcagCAAAAAGCATGTATCCAATTGGTGATCAGTTATTAGAATAAGTAGAATGATGTCTTATAATAACATTTATTATTACGTTGTTTACTTTTAAGTCGGTCTATtcgtgtatttttttattttatcaagaagtacatcattttatatttattattgcACTTCACCTTTGAATTTAATGTGAACCAGGACATCCATCCAAACTTGATTAGAATATAACAAAATGTAGTGACACTATCAAGTTTTGAGACGAAAGATCCACAAAGACCGGCTAAACTGGTTTTTGCCTTTAAATATTCTTATGGGGAAATCTTTCAGTGGATAAGCAACAGTTTTGTGTGTGGCCCAGAAAGCCTGATGGCTGGTCTGCATGACTAAAACAAAATTCATTGGAAATCTGTTGAAGTGACACTGAGTCTGCTTTCAATCAGAGGAGCTGCTAATAAATATGATATATATTATTCCTGCAGTAAAGGAAAAAGAGAGTCCAGATCTTCCCTACACATTCATCGCCATAGGAACGGTGTTGGCGTGTACGATTATGGCCGTTTCTATGTGCGTTTTCTGCAGAAAGCGAGGTAAACGATCCATTTTTTCTGTTCAAATCTCTTTCAATTTGTAACTTCAAAATGTATAGAAACCTAAAGGCTTTTTCGTTGTTTTGTGGTTTTTGGGTGATGACAAttattgatgctttttttttttctactttcagGCAATCCTGTTGTTGCTTCAGTAACTGGCATCGCTGAGAAACAATGGCAGCAGCCACTTAAACAACCTCCAAATGTGCTGGTCATCTACTCCCAGGACCACCGCCTTTACCGGGACGTAGTGCTGAAGCTCTGCGCCTTCCTCCAGGCCAAATGTGGCACCAAGGTGCTGGTAGACCTGCTGGACACTACCTCAGTCAGCATGGTGGGTCGTCTCCGCTGGCTTGAGTGGCAACGCCAACAGCTGAAAAACCCCGCTGACAAGATCCTGGTGCTGTGCTCGCGGGGTGTTCAGGCAAAATGGAGGGCCTTGTGTGGTCAAGGGCAGGTGACACTGAGGGAAGATGTCCTCTCTCCCACAGATGACATGCTCATTCCTTTCCTCAATATCTTTCTGCCAGACTTGCACCAGGCAGGCAGGCTCGGCAAATACATGGTAGCTTACTTTGAGGACATCAGCGGTAAAGACGACGTGCCGTCTGTTTTCGACATTGCGGTCAAGTACAACCTGATGAAGAACTTCGAGGAACTGTACTTCCGCATCTTAGACACCGAGAAGTATCAGCCGGGTCAGGTCAACCGCATTGAGGGAATCGGTAGGGACGAATATTTCAACTGTCCCTCAGGGAGAGCCCTGAGGAACGCCATCGAAACCTTCCAAGCCTATCAGTTGGAACATCCCGATTGGTTCGAGAGGGAGTGTGTGGTCAGCGAAGAGGAGGTTGTGACCGAAGCCGACCGGCTCATTGACCAGCTGCAGATCCCTCCCGTCTTAGAGTGCATCCCCCCAATCAGAGACGGGCCTCCTGTTTACACTTGTGACGTACATATCAGGAACAATCCCAACAGCGTTCACGTTCTGACACCTGAAGTGAACCCAGAGCGCCGGCTGCCATCCGTGGCAGAGCTTCTACCTGTGGTGAATCCTGAGTACGAGCACGAGTTTTCAGCACGGCAGGTGGAAGTGCTGACGGGTCAGCCGCTGCATCTTTACAGCCAGACTCCAGAGCCTGTTTGGAACCACCAGCCACTTCCTGGCCAGAACTGGCTCTCCCTTGAGGAAGAGCCCTTGGCTCAAATGCCCACTGAGGACGATGAAGAGGACTCCTCACTGCCTGTGAGCCATTCAGACCAAAGATACTTAGCACCACAGAACTCTCTGGTCTCGAGACTTTCGGATTTCCCACGTCAAGTCGACGTCAAGTCGAGCACGTATTTCCCTTCTTCTGAAAGTAGCCCCTCCCAGCCcgaagaggtggaggaggaggaggaggaggaggatctgGAGCCAAGCGGAACAGATCCGAGCAGTGGATCCGATCAAGGCTACATCTCCAGAACATCTTCCCAGCCCGAACCCGCTGCTACAAAGGATACAATGGTGGCTTTGGCAAGTTTTCAGGAGTGGCTTTTTCAGCGGAATCTTGGACATTATGACGAGGTTCCTGAAGAGAACCGATATGAGCAGTGAACCTGACTGACATTGCAGCTGCCACCACGATCTATCTGAAAGAGCTTCACTTATATGGCCAGTGTGAGGATAATGTTTTATACGTATTTAGTTTTTCATTACTGACTTTCTGAATTTTCTAATAGATGTATTGTTTTTCAAGAAAACATGGATGTTCCTTCGCAGAAGATAAACGTTGACACTGCAACAGTGCTTTGGACCTTTTCTCGGCTGATTTTCAGTGGGTTGGGAATTTAGCTTACGATGTCCGACGCCTGCATTCTCTCAGGTTTTAGGCCCAAtctcgggggggggggctgcttaAAAAGTCACTTTGATTACATTTAAGATTGTAATTGCAGTGTGTATTGTTGTtgtaaaatcaaaataaa
Coding sequences within it:
- the il17ra1a gene encoding interleukin 17 receptor A1a, producing MSLRLAVLVLVYATLSSAVRNLSGGALNCSRQDINCTATYTNCMDPGWLKVNDYTPSGPEELQVSVDTRWDDRGQLQPVLHANWKLKDDGSIRDLKATELYVVVMSNNENVCIRYSFNEVLIMRSRSFEKWSFSSDTLVLDPGHTYKVSVFNIPKPEMYHSDYDVSTTVRVPDCNDPKMKMTQFCTERGSLWQPNISLTQSADSFLAVSFNPDTLCEKYVVIVRCDSVSQRRSVYKTFSPGTLTVTFKRDQWPLSCCQFYAQINPYFPQCHNDCPRKEGRTLNICREVKEKESPDLPYTFIAIGTVLACTIMAVSMCVFCRKRGNPVVASVTGIAEKQWQQPLKQPPNVLVIYSQDHRLYRDVVLKLCAFLQAKCGTKVLVDLLDTTSVSMVGRLRWLEWQRQQLKNPADKILVLCSRGVQAKWRALCGQGQVTLREDVLSPTDDMLIPFLNIFLPDLHQAGRLGKYMVAYFEDISGKDDVPSVFDIAVKYNLMKNFEELYFRILDTEKYQPGQVNRIEGIGRDEYFNCPSGRALRNAIETFQAYQLEHPDWFERECVVSEEEVVTEADRLIDQLQIPPVLECIPPIRDGPPVYTCDVHIRNNPNSVHVLTPEVNPERRLPSVAELLPVVNPEYEHEFSARQVEVLTGQPLHLYSQTPEPVWNHQPLPGQNWLSLEEEPLAQMPTEDDEEDSSLPVSHSDQRYLAPQNSLVSRLSDFPRQVDVKSSTYFPSSESSPSQPEEVEEEEEEEDLEPSGTDPSSGSDQGYISRTSSQPEPAATKDTMVALASFQEWLFQRNLGHYDEVPEENRYEQ